A stretch of the Aegilops tauschii subsp. strangulata cultivar AL8/78 chromosome 4, Aet v6.0, whole genome shotgun sequence genome encodes the following:
- the LOC109738866 gene encoding uncharacterized protein, with amino-acid sequence MGGGAPLHHAQRQEPGCRGRTNQARRALPGLVALPSAWSRPRSGLPFLAPPFSVAGPVWSHRAIPTLVLQSTIATCSISRTGPQQPQYQGSICRRRKPASAPAVRLGKHPRSPTPTSTHNRGCCSSGGYARGVFQLWRGGALPSGVQATPDVLQMQEDGPSDIALPRPVDGGELMLFGYALDDLGFLQMDLSEPAATPSLTALVSVLGGKTASPAIIMDELRHLFRPDWDWEVTPISDHDFTAVYPDLVSLRYHTHSAELTLALNKNTVNISVPEVDTLAVATLSTVWIQIRGLPPIAKECVIHNMSRLLGKIVEVDGPSLVRVPAVRAKVKTPDPAKLHTTIGMFFNDIGYDLHISVEGENRAAPLGSDGGKDPDGDKGRGDGGGGGAGHCHSPITEVAATPRAWRMMTRSRRG; translated from the coding sequence ATGGGAGGCGGAGCTCCGCTCCACCATGCTCAAAGGCAAGAGCCCGGCTGCCGAGGCCGAACCAACCAGGCGCGACGAGCACTCCCAGGATTGGTCGCCCTACCATCAGCGTGGTCGCGGCCGCGATCGGGATTGCCGTTCCTCGCCCCGCCTTTCTCGGTCGCCGGCCCGGTCTGGTCGCACCGAGCAATCCCCACCTTGGTGTTACAATCCACCATAGCGACATGCTCAATTTCCCGCACCGGCCCCCAACAACCGCAATACCAGGGAAGCATTTGCAGAAGAAGAAAGCCGGCCAGCGCCCCGGCGGTGCGGCTGGGCAAGCATCCTCGGTCACCaacccccaccagcacccacaaccGTGGCTGCTGCTCCTCCGGGGGCTACGCCCGTGGTGTGTTTCAACTGTGGCGAGGAGGGGCATTGCCAAGTGGAGTGCAAGCAACCCCCGACGTGCTTCAAATGCAAGAGGATGGACCATCCGACATTGCTTTGCCCAGACCAGTCGACGGAGGGGAGCTCATGCTCTTTGGCTATGCCCTGGATGATTTGGGCTTCCTCCAGATGGACTTGTCGGAGCCGGCGGCTACACCCTCCCTGACCGCCCTCGTCTCGGTCTTGGGGGGTAAGACGGCCTCTCCGGCGATCATCATGGACGAGCTTCGACACCTCTTCCGTCCGGATTGGGATTGGGAGGTGACTCCGATCTCCGATCACGATTTCACGGCAGTGTACCCGGACCTGGTTAGCCTCCGCTACCACACTCACAGTGCGGAGCTCACCTTGGCGCTCAACAAGAATACTGTCAATATCTCGGTGCCCGAGGTCGATACCTTGGCGGTTGCGACCCTCTCGACGGTGTGGATCCAAATCCGCGGGCTCCCTCCGATTGCCAAGGAGTGTGTCATTCATAACATGTCGAGACTCCTTGGCAAGATTGTCGAGGTGGATGGTCCCTCCCTCGTCCGGGTGCCGGCGGTGCGCGCCAAGGTCAAGACCCCGGACCCTGCAAAGCTACATACTACGATAGGGATGTTCTTCAACGACATCGGCTACGACCTTCACATCTCGGTCGAGGGGGAGAACCGTGCTGCCCCTCTTGGCTCGGATGGTGGTAAAGACCCGGACGGAGATAAGGGGCGTGGGGATGGTGGTGGGGGTGGTGCCGGCCATTGCCACTCCCCCATCACCGAAGTCGCAGCCACTCCCCGAGCTTGGAGGATGATGACGAGGAGTCGCCGAGGATAG